A stretch of the Planctomycetota bacterium genome encodes the following:
- a CDS encoding amidohydrolase family protein — MSVSPPPASTPSPPPTLPSDGYNRTGLDFGRRLPPPPVASPVIDCHTHLLSAHHAGTWFACADHFGIDVTVTMTPLEEALRVVRGPFAHRVALINVPSWGDVVDDPVRLYDEDLFLRRLDGYHNLGCRVVKFHQAPGSMSRHGLTLGSDRHRRLLDATVASGSIIMSHIGDPQTWYDGKYAEDPATFGDRDTHYDAWERLLDDYRDHPWWGAHLGGWPENLDRLQYLLDRFPNLWLDLSAAKWMVRTLSAQRDAAREFLIRNQDRIIWGSDQVSHADRGFDFYASRWWVHRKLFETAQVGESPIEDPDGIDGGVELRGLALPTEVLIKFYRTNVVRLLGSVGVSFTN, encoded by the coding sequence ATGAGCGTTTCGCCCCCGCCAGCATCGACGCCATCCCCGCCGCCGACGTTGCCGTCCGACGGATACAACCGGACGGGCCTGGACTTCGGGCGTCGCTTGCCGCCACCGCCGGTGGCGTCACCGGTGATCGATTGCCACACGCATTTGCTAAGCGCGCACCATGCCGGGACGTGGTTTGCGTGTGCAGATCACTTCGGGATCGACGTGACGGTGACGATGACGCCGCTCGAGGAAGCGTTGCGGGTGGTGCGAGGGCCGTTCGCGCACCGGGTGGCGTTGATCAACGTGCCAAGTTGGGGGGACGTGGTCGATGATCCCGTGCGGCTCTACGACGAAGACCTTTTCCTCCGTCGGCTCGACGGTTACCACAACCTCGGCTGCCGGGTCGTGAAGTTCCACCAAGCCCCGGGCAGCATGTCCCGCCACGGACTCACGCTCGGCTCCGACCGCCATCGCCGGCTGCTCGACGCGACCGTCGCGTCCGGCTCGATCATCATGTCCCACATCGGCGACCCGCAGACCTGGTACGACGGCAAGTACGCCGAGGACCCGGCGACCTTCGGCGATCGCGACACCCATTACGACGCGTGGGAGCGCCTGCTCGATGACTATCGCGACCATCCGTGGTGGGGCGCACATCTGGGCGGCTGGCCGGAGAATCTTGACCGGCTCCAGTATCTGCTGGATCGCTTCCCGAACCTCTGGCTCGACCTCTCCGCGGCCAAGTGGATGGTCCGCACGCTCAGCGCCCAACGCGACGCGGCGAGGGAGTTTCTCATCCGCAACCAAGACCGGATCATCTGGGGCAGTGACCAGGTCAGCCACGCCGACCGCGGCTTCGACTTCTACGCCTCGCGTTGGTGGGTCCACCGCAAGCTCTTCGAGACGGCCCAAGTCGGCGAAAGTCCGATCGAAGACCCCGATGGCATCGACGGCGGCGTCGAGCTGCGCGGTTTGGCACTGCCGACCGAGGTGTTGATCAAGTTCTACCGGACCAACGTCGTGCGCCTGCTCGGTTCGGTGGGGGTGTCATTCACCAACTAA
- a CDS encoding SdrD B-like domain-containing protein produces the protein MRTRPMTHLSKPAVQKAAFTAVERLEERRLLASVSGFIFEDPNGNGVLDVGEVAQPGVTVFIDEDNDRQLDPGELSTVTDELGEYTFEDLDPGNYYIYAIPPETQAQTLPGPSGGLSRLGLFDIDIVFADNGLTPTQQQLVLTAADRWESIIVGDLPDITDDPVFGFVDDILFEVRTFQEGFSGGGTTLGFYQPGELNNSFFNPERPTRYRSEDDNFLPYVGNLQLNTLALTDENDFFSTTVHEMAHALGFSQQIWFENDLVTGFFTNAFGRAEAGPNPQFIGENAVREYNSIFDENSAGVPTENVAGASHWRESVFGIELMSPFSGPSGSLEPVSRVTVGLFNDLGYEVDYGAADFFEPESGFATTQPTGGTVGTGAFAGLVRPFVELAVIENAGDDIQQVNFAHRANNRPTIERLQAINVLNSLTDPVALAGDLIEVEAINTGDVDVRAADQVVQVVFWEETNGIPGLQSKGPNQDQFIAIDDPAGRFRAQDLTDLGDAGSFVTYYARAYDRLEVPSEIVTTTVFLSPPEPVPTKPAVLTARPVDSDSIRLNWRDNSDNEEGFRIEVSPTGKFSGEQVVYIAPENTTTAQIDGAAPGETLFARVRSFNISGSSQFAGRAQVTTLSTGEILINATGTDTADGGSFATNGVFSNVSVAGALFGDAVSTSNGSADFSTSIATAGTFALFLQSPQTGDGASDVLLEVLDGEGDVLAEYTIDQSAGGGGFDLIDSIELPAGPVTVRLNAGSDGVTYVDAVRLLRLES, from the coding sequence ATGCGAACTCGCCCGATGACCCACCTAAGCAAGCCCGCCGTACAAAAAGCCGCATTTACCGCCGTGGAGCGCCTCGAAGAGCGCCGGCTCCTCGCGTCCGTCAGCGGGTTCATCTTCGAAGACCCCAACGGCAACGGCGTCCTCGACGTCGGCGAAGTCGCCCAGCCGGGCGTCACCGTCTTCATCGACGAAGACAACGACCGCCAGCTCGACCCCGGCGAACTCTCCACCGTCACCGACGAGTTGGGCGAGTACACGTTTGAAGACCTCGACCCGGGCAACTACTACATTTACGCGATACCCCCGGAGACGCAGGCCCAAACCCTGCCCGGCCCCTCGGGCGGCCTCTCCCGCCTGGGCTTGTTCGACATCGATATCGTCTTCGCCGATAACGGCCTGACCCCGACGCAGCAACAACTCGTATTGACCGCCGCGGATCGCTGGGAGTCCATCATCGTCGGCGACCTGCCCGACATCACTGACGACCCGGTCTTCGGCTTCGTCGACGACATTCTCTTCGAAGTGCGCACCTTCCAGGAAGGCTTCTCCGGTGGTGGCACCACGCTCGGTTTCTACCAGCCGGGCGAGTTGAACAACTCGTTCTTCAACCCGGAACGGCCCACCCGCTACCGCTCCGAGGATGACAACTTCCTCCCCTACGTCGGGAACCTCCAGCTCAACACGCTGGCACTGACCGACGAAAACGACTTCTTCAGCACCACCGTTCACGAGATGGCCCACGCGTTGGGCTTCAGCCAGCAGATCTGGTTCGAAAATGACTTGGTGACCGGGTTCTTCACCAACGCGTTCGGTCGCGCCGAGGCCGGTCCTAACCCGCAGTTCATCGGCGAAAACGCCGTCCGCGAGTACAACTCGATCTTCGATGAGAACTCCGCTGGCGTGCCCACCGAGAACGTCGCCGGTGCGAGTCACTGGCGTGAGTCGGTTTTCGGCATCGAGTTGATGAGCCCGTTCTCCGGGCCGTCCGGCTCGCTTGAGCCTGTCAGCCGTGTGACCGTCGGTCTGTTCAACGACCTCGGCTACGAGGTCGACTACGGCGCGGCCGATTTCTTCGAGCCCGAGTCCGGCTTCGCCACCACGCAACCGACCGGCGGCACCGTCGGCACCGGCGCGTTCGCCGGCTTGGTCCGACCCTTCGTCGAACTCGCCGTGATCGAGAACGCCGGCGACGACATCCAGCAGGTCAACTTCGCTCACCGGGCCAACAACCGCCCGACCATCGAACGCCTGCAGGCCATCAACGTCCTGAACTCGCTGACCGACCCGGTCGCGCTGGCCGGCGACCTGATCGAGGTCGAAGCCATCAACACCGGCGACGTCGACGTCAGGGCCGCCGACCAGGTGGTACAGGTCGTCTTCTGGGAAGAAACCAACGGCATTCCCGGTCTTCAGTCCAAGGGACCGAACCAGGACCAGTTCATCGCCATTGATGATCCGGCCGGCCGGTTCCGTGCTCAGGACCTGACCGATCTCGGCGACGCAGGCAGTTTCGTGACGTATTACGCCCGGGCCTACGACCGCCTGGAAGTGCCCAGCGAGATCGTGACCACCACGGTCTTCCTGAGCCCGCCCGAGCCGGTGCCGACCAAGCCCGCCGTGCTCACCGCTCGCCCGGTCGATTCCGACTCCATCCGCCTGAACTGGCGCGACAACTCGGACAACGAAGAAGGCTTCCGCATCGAGGTCAGCCCGACCGGCAAGTTCAGTGGCGAGCAGGTCGTCTACATCGCCCCGGAGAACACCACCACCGCCCAGATCGACGGTGCAGCGCCGGGTGAAACACTCTTCGCCCGCGTCCGATCGTTCAACATCAGCGGCTCGAGCCAGTTTGCCGGACGCGCGCAAGTCACCACGCTCAGCACCGGCGAGATCCTCATCAACGCGACAGGCACCGACACCGCCGACGGCGGCAGCTTCGCCACCAACGGCGTCTTCTCCAACGTCAGCGTTGCCGGAGCACTCTTCGGCGATGCGGTTTCGACCAGCAACGGCAGTGCCGACTTCTCGACCAGCATCGCGACCGCCGGGACCTTCGCCCTATTCCTCCAATCGCCGCAAACCGGTGACGGGGCCAGCGATGTCCTTCTCGAAGTACTCGACGGCGAAGGCGACGTTCTGGCCGAGTACACGATCGACCAGTCCGCCGGTGGCGGCGGGTTCGACTTGATCGACAGCATCGAACTGCCGGCCGGGCCGGTCACGGTCCGGCTCAACGCCGGCTCCGATGGTGTCACCTATGTCGACGCCGTCCGACTCCTCCGACTCGAGTCGTAA